A genomic segment from Streptomyces sp. NBC_01233 encodes:
- a CDS encoding alpha/beta hydrolase: protein MTQSPPTEFDLADMTWPPPPYQSPVPPVTGADGVRRFDGVTYATTPGYRPRLLDVQVPAGEGPFPAVVWIHGGGWLDGDRRYPPPTVPAALLHGAVLSAGLALVSIDYRHSLEAPFPAQLHDVKAAIRYVRAFAGTLGIDPDRIGVWGESAGGHLAALAGLVGPDSPQAAALEGTHGVGSGDTGVLAVVDWYGVSDLVALAAHPMPAMPSGMEFPDPYEALLGASVAENPEAARTASPVTYAGDATPPPFLLVHGTRDGLVPYSQSEVLAEALKGAGGEVTLQPVDGADHIFLGAPDITPIVEESVAFLARHLGAGA from the coding sequence ATGACGCAATCTCCTCCCACCGAGTTCGATCTCGCCGACATGACCTGGCCGCCCCCGCCGTACCAGTCCCCCGTGCCGCCCGTGACCGGCGCGGACGGCGTGCGCCGGTTCGACGGGGTCACGTACGCGACCACCCCCGGCTACCGCCCCCGCCTGCTCGACGTCCAGGTGCCCGCGGGCGAGGGGCCGTTCCCGGCGGTCGTCTGGATCCACGGCGGCGGCTGGCTGGACGGCGACCGCCGCTACCCGCCGCCGACCGTGCCCGCCGCGCTCCTGCACGGGGCGGTACTGTCGGCCGGACTCGCACTCGTCTCCATCGACTACCGGCACAGCCTCGAAGCGCCCTTCCCGGCCCAGCTGCACGACGTGAAGGCCGCGATCCGCTACGTCCGCGCGTTCGCCGGCACCCTCGGCATCGACCCGGACCGGATCGGCGTCTGGGGCGAGTCCGCGGGCGGCCACCTGGCGGCGCTCGCCGGACTCGTCGGCCCCGACAGTCCGCAGGCCGCGGCGCTGGAGGGCACGCACGGCGTCGGCTCCGGCGACACCGGGGTCCTCGCGGTCGTCGACTGGTACGGCGTCTCCGACCTGGTCGCCCTGGCCGCGCACCCCATGCCGGCCATGCCGTCCGGGATGGAGTTCCCCGATCCCTACGAGGCGCTGCTGGGCGCCTCCGTGGCCGAGAATCCGGAGGCCGCCCGCACGGCGAGCCCGGTGACGTACGCCGGGGACGCGACCCCGCCGCCGTTCCTGCTGGTGCACGGGACCCGGGACGGCCTGGTGCCGTACAGCCAGAGCGAGGTCCTCGCCGAGGCCCTGAAGGGCGCCGGGGGCGAGGTCACCCTGCAGCCCGTGGACGGCGCCGACCACATCTTCCTCGGAGCCCCGGACATCACGCCGATCGTCGAGGAGAGCGTGGCCTTCCTGGCCCGGCACCTCGGCGCGGGGGCCTGA
- a CDS encoding LacI family DNA-binding transcriptional regulator, translating into MAKETHAVPASITSADVARLAGVSRATVSFVLNDTQGHRVSAGTRARVLDAARQLGYVPHAAARSLRAGRSNLVLMPSSISAIGRLVSDWVDDLHSELDRLGYTAVLHAGRFADPVDAARAWAELRPAAVVALDGDRFTPQAAELLGRAGVRGLLAFASHPVEGVHTIGFDHTHIGATAAEHLIERGRTRIGVVMPQERGLATLAQPRLAGAESVAARHMATVTPVELAYTRESASALARRWRSLGLDAVFTYNDEYAALLLHALQAEGIVVPDEVALVGCDDLVLSALQQPALTTVRLDMPSAAQIAGALHELIETGTAVPVPAVEAVLVPRLTS; encoded by the coding sequence ATGGCCAAAGAGACACACGCCGTCCCCGCGTCGATCACCAGCGCCGACGTGGCCCGCCTCGCCGGGGTGTCGCGCGCCACGGTCTCCTTCGTCCTCAACGACACCCAGGGCCACCGGGTCAGTGCGGGCACCCGGGCCCGGGTGCTCGACGCGGCGCGGCAGCTCGGCTACGTACCGCACGCCGCCGCCCGGTCCCTGCGCGCCGGCCGCAGCAACCTCGTCCTGATGCCCTCGTCGATCTCCGCGATCGGCCGCCTCGTCAGCGACTGGGTCGACGACCTGCACAGCGAGCTGGACCGCCTCGGCTACACGGCCGTGCTCCACGCGGGCCGCTTCGCCGACCCCGTCGACGCCGCCCGTGCCTGGGCCGAGCTGCGCCCCGCGGCCGTCGTCGCGCTGGACGGCGACCGCTTCACCCCCCAGGCGGCCGAGCTGCTGGGCCGCGCCGGAGTGCGCGGCCTGCTGGCCTTCGCGTCCCACCCCGTCGAGGGCGTGCACACCATCGGCTTCGACCACACCCACATCGGCGCCACCGCGGCCGAGCACCTCATCGAGCGCGGCCGGACCAGGATCGGCGTGGTCATGCCCCAGGAGAGGGGCCTCGCCACCCTCGCGCAACCGCGCCTCGCGGGCGCAGAGTCCGTCGCGGCCCGGCACATGGCGACCGTCACCCCGGTGGAACTGGCCTACACGCGGGAGTCCGCGAGCGCTCTCGCCCGACGCTGGCGCAGCCTCGGGCTGGACGCCGTCTTCACGTACAACGACGAGTACGCCGCGCTGCTGCTGCACGCGCTGCAGGCCGAGGGCATCGTCGTACCGGACGAGGTCGCCCTCGTCGGCTGTGACGACCTCGTCCTCTCCGCACTCCAGCAGCCCGCGCTCACCACGGTCCGGCTGGACATGCCGTCGGCGGCGCAGATCGCGGGCGCCCTGCACGAGCTGATCGAGACGGGTACGGCGGTGCCGGTCCCGGCCGTGGAAGCCGTCCTGGTGCCCCGCCTGACCTCCTGA
- a CDS encoding RNA-guided endonuclease InsQ/TnpB family protein translates to MGVKIVAQVKLLPEAEQAAALRSTLRTVNEAACWVSGVAFEHGVPREYELRKHTYAELKARGLGAQAAQHVIKKTRDAYTTLKANITAGNLGKPGSKRRVKAESKPITFRPQAAQPYDDRCLSWQYDAGTVSIWTTAGRLKSVRFACSPDALKMLREHRKGESDLIERDGVFYLIAVCDIPEAEQYEPDGFIGVDLGIANIATTSTGYRAAGRGLNRHRKRQLDLRRKLQAKGTKSAKRLLKKRSRKEARHTANVNHIVSKTIVTTAERTGSGIALEDLTGIRSRVRLRKDQRTSLHSWSFHQLAAFVEYKAKRAGVPLVYVDPAYTSRQCSECGHIDRRNRADQATLACRSCGALMHADDNASHNIRRKGETVWTAGRESRVPATP, encoded by the coding sequence ATGGGTGTGAAGATCGTGGCGCAGGTGAAGCTGTTGCCGGAGGCCGAGCAGGCCGCCGCGCTGCGCTCCACCCTGCGCACGGTCAACGAGGCCGCGTGCTGGGTGTCCGGTGTGGCGTTCGAGCACGGTGTGCCGCGTGAGTACGAGCTGCGCAAGCACACCTACGCCGAGTTGAAGGCGCGCGGGCTCGGGGCGCAAGCCGCTCAGCACGTCATCAAGAAGACCCGTGACGCCTACACCACGTTGAAGGCGAACATCACGGCCGGGAACCTGGGCAAGCCGGGATCGAAGCGCAGGGTCAAGGCGGAGTCGAAGCCGATCACGTTCCGGCCCCAGGCCGCGCAGCCGTACGACGACCGGTGTTTGAGTTGGCAGTACGACGCCGGAACCGTGTCGATCTGGACGACGGCCGGACGGCTCAAAAGCGTTCGCTTCGCCTGCTCCCCGGACGCGCTCAAGATGCTCCGCGAGCACCGCAAGGGCGAGTCCGACCTGATCGAACGCGACGGCGTGTTCTACCTGATCGCCGTCTGCGACATCCCCGAGGCCGAGCAGTACGAGCCTGACGGGTTCATCGGAGTCGACCTCGGCATCGCCAACATCGCCACCACCTCCACCGGCTACCGGGCCGCCGGTCGCGGCTTGAACCGGCACCGGAAACGACAGCTCGATCTGCGCAGGAAGTTGCAGGCCAAGGGCACCAAGTCCGCGAAGCGCCTCCTCAAGAAGCGCTCCCGCAAGGAAGCCCGGCACACCGCCAACGTCAACCACATCGTCTCCAAGACCATCGTCACCACCGCTGAACGCACCGGCTCCGGTATCGCCCTGGAAGACCTCACGGGCATCCGAAGCCGGGTACGGCTCCGCAAGGACCAGCGGACCTCCCTGCACTCGTGGAGCTTCCACCAGCTCGCCGCCTTCGTTGAGTACAAGGCGAAGCGGGCCGGGGTGCCGCTGGTGTACGTCGATCCGGCGTACACCAGCCGGCAATGCTCCGAGTGCGGCCACATCGACCGGCGCAACCGCGCCGATCAAGCGACGCTCGCGTGCCGGTCCTGCGGGGCCCTCATGCACGCGGACGACAACGCGTCCCACAACATCCGCCGCAAGGGCGAGACCGTGTGGACAGCGGGGCGTGAGTCACGCGTCCCTGCCACCCCATAG
- a CDS encoding oxidoreductase, whose amino-acid sequence MRVAVIGGGPGGLYFAALTKQLSPHWEVTVWERNAPDDTFGFGVVFSDETLDGIAQADREIHAAMSAEFARWTDVDVRYRGSTLTSGGHGFAALGRRHLLRILQERCAALAVDVRYRTQAPPAAELAASYDLVVACDGVRSATRAAYADTFGTDLDERTGRYMWLGTDKVFEAFTFIVDEHDFGTLQVHAYPYDATRSTFIVEMEEEAWRRAGFEEFAALDHPPGTSDEDSIRRCEELLADHLDGHRLLPNNSKWLRFTTVRNRTWRHENVVLLGDAAHTAHFSIGSGTKLAMEDALVLAASLHEHPDVPTALAAYEEERRPVVESTQRAAQASLEWFEHIDRYTGQDPHQFAFNLLTRSRRVTYDNLRVRDEKFTTAVNRSSTVPPMFRPYPLGGLLLRNRVVVPPTALHTAREGVPGDFDLVHLSTQALGGAGLVLAGMTAVSADGRATPGCPGLWNDEQETAWRRITGFVHGQSDTCLGIQLTHAGRRAAAHDRQPIAASPLAWDERSPVPREADRADMDALVRDFASAARRADRAGFDVLELQYGHGHLLSGFLSPLTNRRTDEYGGDLEGRLRLPLEVLRAVREVWPAGKALLVRISAADWAEGGTSEADAVAIARALAGAGADAVDVSTGEVVSHERPRYGRSYQTPYADLIRNATGVPTIAVGAISTYDDVNSIILAGRADLCGVGRAQIHDPLWTLHAAAAQGYQGPAAPWARAWRAGSGRPPSARTDRIPPRLELLRQPAASAHRRWLPRAAAPAPAPVPR is encoded by the coding sequence GTGCGCGTCGCAGTCATAGGAGGAGGGCCCGGCGGACTGTACTTCGCGGCCCTCACCAAGCAGCTCTCCCCGCACTGGGAGGTCACCGTCTGGGAACGCAACGCCCCCGACGACACGTTCGGCTTCGGGGTCGTCTTCTCCGACGAGACGCTCGACGGCATCGCCCAGGCCGACCGCGAGATCCACGCGGCCATGTCCGCCGAGTTCGCCCGCTGGACCGACGTCGACGTCCGCTACCGGGGCTCCACCCTCACCTCGGGCGGGCACGGCTTCGCCGCCCTCGGCCGCCGGCACCTGCTGCGGATCCTCCAGGAGCGCTGCGCCGCCCTGGCGGTGGACGTCCGCTACCGCACCCAGGCCCCGCCCGCCGCCGAACTCGCCGCGTCCTACGACCTGGTGGTGGCGTGCGACGGCGTACGGTCGGCCACCCGCGCCGCCTACGCCGACACCTTCGGCACCGACCTCGACGAACGCACCGGCCGCTACATGTGGCTGGGCACGGACAAGGTCTTCGAAGCGTTCACCTTCATCGTCGACGAGCACGACTTCGGCACCCTCCAGGTGCACGCGTACCCCTACGACGCCACCCGCTCCACCTTCATCGTGGAGATGGAGGAGGAGGCGTGGCGGCGCGCCGGCTTCGAGGAGTTCGCCGCCCTCGACCACCCGCCGGGCACCAGCGACGAGGACAGCATCCGGCGCTGCGAGGAACTCCTCGCGGACCACCTCGACGGCCACCGCCTCCTCCCCAACAACTCCAAGTGGCTCCGCTTCACCACGGTCCGCAACCGCACCTGGCGCCACGAGAACGTCGTCCTCCTCGGGGACGCCGCCCACACCGCGCACTTCTCCATCGGCTCCGGCACCAAGCTCGCCATGGAGGACGCCCTCGTCCTCGCCGCCAGCCTGCACGAACACCCGGACGTGCCGACCGCGCTCGCCGCGTACGAGGAGGAGCGCAGGCCGGTGGTGGAGTCCACCCAGCGCGCCGCCCAGGCCAGCCTGGAGTGGTTCGAGCACATCGACCGCTACACCGGCCAGGACCCGCACCAGTTCGCCTTCAACCTCCTCACCCGGAGCCGCCGCGTCACCTACGACAACCTGCGCGTGCGCGACGAGAAGTTCACCACCGCGGTCAACCGCTCCTCGACCGTGCCGCCGATGTTCCGGCCCTACCCGCTCGGCGGACTGCTGCTGCGCAACCGGGTCGTCGTCCCGCCCACCGCCCTGCACACCGCGCGCGAAGGCGTCCCCGGCGACTTCGACCTCGTCCACCTCAGTACGCAGGCCCTCGGCGGCGCCGGCCTGGTCCTCGCCGGGATGACGGCCGTCAGCGCCGACGGCCGGGCCACCCCCGGTTGCCCCGGCCTGTGGAACGACGAGCAGGAAACGGCCTGGCGGCGCATCACCGGCTTCGTCCACGGCCAGTCCGACACCTGCCTCGGCATCCAGCTCACGCACGCCGGACGCCGCGCGGCCGCGCACGACCGGCAGCCGATCGCCGCTTCCCCGCTGGCCTGGGACGAGCGGAGCCCCGTGCCGCGCGAGGCCGACCGGGCCGACATGGACGCTCTCGTACGGGACTTCGCGAGCGCGGCCCGGCGCGCCGACCGGGCCGGCTTCGACGTACTGGAACTCCAGTACGGGCACGGTCACCTGCTCTCCGGCTTCCTGTCCCCGCTGACGAACCGGCGGACCGACGAGTACGGCGGCGACCTCGAAGGCCGGCTGCGGCTGCCGCTCGAAGTACTGCGTGCCGTACGGGAGGTGTGGCCGGCCGGCAAGGCGCTGCTCGTGCGGATCTCCGCCGCCGACTGGGCCGAGGGCGGCACCAGCGAGGCCGACGCGGTCGCGATCGCACGGGCGCTCGCCGGTGCGGGCGCCGACGCGGTCGACGTCTCCACCGGCGAGGTCGTCTCCCACGAGCGGCCCCGCTACGGCCGCAGCTACCAGACCCCGTACGCCGACCTCATCCGCAACGCCACCGGGGTCCCCACCATCGCGGTCGGCGCGATCTCCACCTACGACGACGTGAACTCGATCATCCTGGCCGGCCGGGCGGACCTGTGCGGCGTCGGCCGCGCGCAGATCCACGACCCGCTGTGGACCCTGCACGCCGCCGCGGCCCAGGGCTACCAGGGCCCCGCCGCACCCTGGGCGCGTGCCTGGCGGGCCGGCAGCGGCCGGCCCCCGTCGGCCCGCACCGACCGGATCCCGCCCCGCCTCGAGCTCCTGCGGCAGCCCGCCGCGTCCGCCCACCGCCGCTGGCTGCCGCGCGCCGCCGCCCCGGCGCCCGCTCCCGTCCCCCGATAG
- a CDS encoding acyl-CoA thioesterase — protein sequence MRWVEAAEAVLLHRLGLSHLFGSTPRVHFEADYRARLWFGDAVRTELQVTKVGSASLHYAFTVRGEQGVEAATGRMVIAHSASHATGSTPWPADVRERLGTAGPQEPELLTTRAEPAQSPGGTACASQS from the coding sequence GTGCGCTGGGTCGAGGCGGCCGAGGCCGTCCTGCTCCACCGCCTCGGCCTGTCCCACCTGTTCGGCAGCACGCCCCGGGTCCACTTCGAGGCCGACTACCGGGCCCGGCTCTGGTTCGGGGACGCGGTGCGCACCGAACTGCAGGTCACCAAGGTCGGTTCGGCCTCCCTGCACTACGCCTTCACCGTGCGCGGCGAACAGGGCGTGGAGGCGGCCACCGGCCGCATGGTCATCGCCCACTCGGCCTCCCACGCGACCGGGTCGACCCCCTGGCCCGCCGACGTACGGGAACGGCTGGGCACGGCGGGGCCGCAGGAACCCGAACTGCTCACCACCCGCGCGGAACCCGCGCAATCACCAGGAGGTACGGCGTGCGCGTCGCAGTCATAG
- a CDS encoding cupin domain-containing protein: protein MTSEQDDTMLGRARVSDTPELTAYYDELGALDAGALWTVANDIEPWYPQPRSVPVLWRYEELRPHVLKALGLVKGDDAGRRVVMLVNPGRKEVSAAAGLLYTGLQIMGPGEAMTAHRHQAAALRFVHEGTGAWTIVDGQKLKVGPRDFAITPNGTWHEHGNDAEDGPVIWQDGLDIPLVNALDAGFYEVHPELYQTPGKVINSSVLTYGANLLPYGVEKWTRPYSPLLAYPWEPTYEALRGLAEATEGSPYDGVIAEYTNPVTGGPVMPTMGAHMQLLRPGQATLAHRHTGSVIYTAAKGRGVSVIAGQRFEWKQGDIFCVPSWAWHEHHNLDPAEDACLFSFNDFPVMRSLGFHREEAYADNGGHQPVTAA, encoded by the coding sequence ATGACCAGCGAGCAGGACGACACCATGCTCGGCCGCGCCCGGGTCTCCGACACCCCCGAACTCACCGCGTACTACGACGAGCTCGGCGCCCTCGACGCCGGCGCCCTGTGGACCGTGGCCAACGACATCGAGCCCTGGTACCCACAGCCCCGGTCCGTGCCCGTGCTGTGGCGCTACGAGGAGCTGCGCCCCCACGTCCTCAAGGCCCTCGGCCTCGTCAAGGGCGACGACGCCGGCCGCCGCGTCGTCATGCTCGTCAACCCGGGCCGAAAGGAGGTCAGCGCCGCGGCGGGGCTCCTCTACACCGGCCTGCAGATCATGGGCCCCGGCGAGGCCATGACCGCCCACCGCCACCAGGCCGCCGCCCTGCGCTTCGTCCACGAGGGCACCGGGGCCTGGACGATCGTCGACGGCCAGAAGCTCAAGGTCGGCCCCCGCGACTTCGCCATCACCCCGAACGGCACCTGGCACGAGCACGGGAACGACGCCGAGGACGGCCCCGTCATCTGGCAGGACGGACTCGACATCCCGCTGGTCAACGCCCTGGACGCCGGCTTCTACGAGGTCCACCCCGAGCTGTACCAGACCCCGGGGAAGGTGATCAACTCCTCGGTCCTGACCTACGGAGCGAACCTCTTGCCGTACGGGGTGGAGAAGTGGACCCGGCCGTACTCCCCGCTGCTCGCCTACCCCTGGGAGCCCACCTACGAGGCGTTGCGGGGCCTCGCCGAGGCGACCGAGGGCTCCCCCTACGACGGGGTCATCGCCGAGTACACCAACCCGGTGACGGGCGGGCCGGTCATGCCCACCATGGGCGCGCACATGCAGCTGCTGCGCCCCGGCCAGGCCACCCTCGCCCACCGCCACACCGGCTCGGTGATCTACACGGCAGCCAAGGGCCGCGGAGTCTCGGTGATCGCCGGACAGCGCTTCGAGTGGAAGCAGGGCGACATCTTCTGCGTCCCCTCCTGGGCCTGGCACGAGCACCACAACCTCGACCCGGCCGAGGACGCCTGCCTCTTCTCCTTCAACGACTTCCCCGTCATGCGCTCGCTCGGTTTCCACCGGGAAGAGGCGTACGCCGACAACGGCGGGCACCAGCCCGTCACCGCCGCCTGA
- a CDS encoding ATP-binding protein, which yields MLTTTGSSAPPAVRSFVHWVADPVAASVPQVRARVRAALEDWRVPCDAVDVLLLAVSELVGNVVRHAGAGRMRVGVAVGGGWLRLEVADRGAGLPRLPAPRAEIDPESEGGRGLLIVQLLTAELGGELSVTAHEFGKSVRVCIPAV from the coding sequence ATGCTCACCACCACCGGCAGTTCCGCTCCTCCCGCGGTGCGGAGCTTCGTCCACTGGGTCGCCGACCCCGTCGCCGCGAGTGTCCCGCAGGTCAGGGCCCGCGTGCGCGCCGCGCTCGAAGACTGGCGGGTCCCTTGTGACGCGGTCGACGTCCTGTTGCTGGCCGTCAGTGAACTCGTCGGCAACGTCGTCCGGCACGCGGGAGCCGGCCGGATGCGGGTCGGCGTGGCCGTCGGCGGGGGCTGGCTCCGGCTGGAGGTCGCCGATCGGGGCGCCGGCCTGCCGCGGCTGCCCGCTCCGCGCGCCGAGATCGACCCGGAGTCCGAAGGTGGGCGCGGACTGCTGATCGTGCAGCTGCTGACGGCCGAGCTGGGTGGCGAACTCTCCGTCACGGCACATGAGTTCGGGAAGTCGGTCCGGGTGTGCATTCCCGCGGTCTGA
- the tnpA gene encoding IS200/IS605 family transposase gives MSPRWEPNPNTRRGRTVVYSLHAHLVFTPKYRRGPFTDEILTRCEEVMRAVCADFETELVEFNGEHDHVHLLVHYPPKVALSRLVGSLKGVSARRLRQEFPDHIRKYLWGDHFWSPSYFAASCGGAPLAIIKEYIEQQKRPR, from the coding sequence ATGTCACCACGCTGGGAGCCAAACCCCAACACTCGTAGGGGTAGAACCGTCGTCTACAGCCTCCATGCACACTTGGTCTTCACACCAAAGTATCGGCGCGGCCCGTTCACGGACGAGATCCTGACGCGCTGCGAAGAAGTCATGCGGGCCGTCTGTGCCGACTTCGAGACCGAACTGGTCGAGTTCAACGGCGAGCACGACCACGTGCACCTCCTCGTGCACTACCCGCCGAAGGTCGCCCTGTCCCGCCTGGTCGGCTCCCTCAAGGGCGTATCAGCCCGCAGGCTCCGGCAGGAGTTCCCCGACCACATCCGCAAGTACCTGTGGGGAGATCACTTCTGGTCGCCGTCCTACTTCGCGGCGTCCTGCGGCGGCGCACCGCTGGCAATCATCAAGGAGTACATCGAGCAGCAGAAACGTCCGCGTTAG
- a CDS encoding carbon-nitrogen hydrolase family protein, with the protein MPTDRENLPRFTAAAVQAAPVYLDPAATVDKAVALIAEAAVHGAELVVFPEVFVPGYPYWNWTMNPVQGSPWFERLQRSSVDIPGPHVDALRAAARQHGIVLVIGVNERAPHSLGVLYNTLLTIGPDGALLGVHRKLVPTWAEKLTWTGGDGSSLVVHRTPVGPLGALACGENTNTLARFTLLAQGELVHASCYIALPVAPADYDMADAIAVRTAAHSFEGKVFSVVACSTVSPEIVDMLAGDDEELRKQFTRPRSALSGIFGPDGRPVTEPLVDDEGIVYGEIDLARCIQPKQMHDITGHYNRFDIFRLEVDNRPRLPVTFTVPPAPFTDTAAPEEDA; encoded by the coding sequence ATGCCCACGGACAGGGAGAACCTGCCCCGATTCACGGCGGCGGCCGTCCAGGCCGCACCCGTCTACCTCGACCCCGCCGCCACCGTCGACAAGGCCGTCGCCCTGATCGCCGAGGCCGCGGTCCACGGAGCCGAACTCGTCGTATTCCCGGAGGTGTTCGTCCCCGGCTACCCCTACTGGAACTGGACGATGAACCCGGTCCAGGGCTCCCCCTGGTTCGAGCGCCTCCAGCGGTCCTCCGTCGACATCCCCGGCCCGCACGTCGACGCCCTGCGCGCGGCGGCCCGCCAGCACGGGATCGTCCTCGTCATCGGGGTCAACGAGCGTGCCCCGCACAGCCTCGGCGTCCTCTACAACACCCTGCTGACCATCGGACCCGACGGCGCCCTCCTCGGCGTCCACCGCAAACTGGTGCCGACCTGGGCCGAGAAGCTCACCTGGACCGGCGGGGACGGCAGCTCACTCGTCGTCCACCGCACACCCGTCGGCCCCCTCGGCGCGCTCGCCTGCGGCGAGAACACCAACACCCTGGCCCGCTTCACCCTCCTCGCGCAGGGCGAACTCGTCCACGCCTCCTGCTACATCGCCCTGCCCGTGGCCCCCGCCGACTACGACATGGCCGACGCGATCGCCGTCCGCACCGCCGCCCACAGCTTCGAGGGCAAGGTCTTCTCCGTCGTCGCCTGCTCCACCGTCTCCCCGGAGATCGTCGACATGCTCGCCGGGGACGACGAGGAACTGCGCAAGCAGTTCACCCGTCCCCGCAGCGCACTGTCCGGCATCTTCGGCCCCGACGGCCGCCCGGTCACCGAACCCCTCGTGGACGACGAGGGGATCGTCTACGGCGAGATCGACCTCGCCCGGTGCATCCAACCCAAGCAGATGCACGACATCACCGGTCACTACAACCGCTTCGACATCTTCCGCCTCGAAGTCGACAACCGCCCCCGGCTGCCCGTGACCTTCACCGTGCCCCCGGCCCCCTTCACCGACACCGCCGCCCCTGAGGAGGACGCATGA
- a CDS encoding phosphatase PAP2 family protein: protein MPGTPVTTPNDRPDGPRAAARRAGPGASPRRGRGVLVAALLLLTAAVAPGLVVRSDVTHPPFQGLDERWLVWMGGPHEGPYLAAATALDWFGGPVGALVPLTLLAVLLVRRRWASAGFLLAGYLGGNMLVVQGLKHLVDRPRPADPLVRVDHGSFPSGHAATAALLVVTVGVLLVPAARRRAWWFGGAAFTLAMMWSRTWLHAHWLTDTAAGAAAGAGAGLLVWWLFQPALARERVRARDRRGAAAGTGSVVTDGG, encoded by the coding sequence ATGCCCGGCACTCCGGTCACCACCCCGAACGACAGACCCGACGGCCCCCGCGCAGCCGCCCGCCGCGCCGGGCCCGGGGCGTCCCCGCGCCGCGGCCGCGGCGTCCTCGTCGCGGCCCTCCTGCTCCTGACGGCCGCCGTGGCGCCGGGCCTCGTGGTCCGGTCCGACGTCACGCATCCGCCCTTCCAGGGGCTGGACGAACGCTGGCTGGTCTGGATGGGCGGTCCCCACGAGGGCCCGTACCTGGCCGCCGCCACGGCGCTGGACTGGTTCGGCGGCCCGGTCGGCGCCCTCGTCCCGCTGACCCTGCTGGCCGTGCTGCTCGTCCGCAGGCGCTGGGCGTCGGCCGGCTTCCTGCTCGCCGGCTACCTCGGCGGCAACATGCTCGTCGTACAGGGACTCAAGCACCTGGTGGACCGGCCGCGACCGGCCGACCCCCTGGTCCGTGTCGACCACGGCTCCTTCCCGTCCGGCCACGCGGCCACGGCGGCGCTCCTCGTCGTCACCGTGGGCGTGCTCCTGGTCCCCGCCGCCCGTCGGCGGGCCTGGTGGTTCGGGGGCGCGGCCTTCACTCTGGCCATGATGTGGAGCCGCACCTGGCTGCACGCGCACTGGCTCACCGACACGGCGGCCGGCGCCGCCGCGGGCGCGGGCGCGGGCCTGCTGGTGTGGTGGCTCTTCCAGCCGGCCCTCGCCCGGGAACGCGTACGTGCCCGCGACCGTCGGGGGGCGGCCGCGGGCACGGGCTCGGTGGTGACCGACGGCGGATGA